ATATGCTCTCGAAATTTGACCGAGCAATAATATGGGGAATATCCGACACGGGATGCCATAGCCGCTAAGGTTGGTTGCTCGGTAATGTTATTTTCGACCCATTTAGCCATTACTTCAATTGTTTGTACTGACATTTGCCTCACCCCTTTATAGTATAGTCCCTTGCTCCGTAAATTACCTGATATAACTTGCATACTTCAAAATAAAGTAATAGATTAAAGTGATAATTCAAAACAATAATGGTTAGACGAGCTAATTACCTAAGTAAAAAATCAGCCAGGCAAATTAAATGCAGAAATAAAAAATCGGTGCATCATTTTATAGACCGATCTTTATTAATAACTGCAGCAAACAGACAGTCTCTTCCTCTGTTAATTTGTTGGTGAGATTGGCACAGGCCATCCAATAGTGTGGTAGAACAAGATCTAGAAGCTGATAGCCTTTTTCGGTTATTGTAACATTGACCATTCTTTGATCTTCAAGACATATGGTTCTTGTAATCAGTTGATGTGCTTCCAGCCAAATTAACTGTTTGGTTACAGACGCACGGCGTATTCCAAGATTATCAGCAATTTCTGATGGCTGTAACGGCTGGTTCGTGCCTGTATTGTATAGTAGAAAGAGTAAAGAAAATTTGCTTTCGGAAATACCATATTCTTTCAGTGCGTCATTTATAGTATCTAAAATGTCATCAGATATTTGCAGTAACGCTTCTCCCAACTGTGCTCTTGTACTGGGAGGAGTTGAAGGAGTCTGTTGTTTCATAGGTAAATTCCTTTTGTATTTAATTTCCCAAGCTAATTAATAGTATACTGATCAGAAAGGGTAATGTCAATATAAAAATGACCAGGAGATAGTACCATCAGGTCTGTCTGCCGCCGATATAGCCAATAGTGACAACCACTATGACGGCTACGCCAAAAACAATTTCAATTATGGAAATTTAGCCGTTTTTTCCATTACATCATATAATGCCAGCTTATAGTTGATTCTTTCCATATGTTTAAGAATCTGCGCCAATTGTTCCTCGGCTTTCTTCTTATGGTCAAGCATCATCCGTTTACGCTCCGGGATTGTACTATCTCCCTGCTTAAATAATTCCGCGTACCGCTTAATCTCGGAAAGAGGCATGCCTGTTTCCCGCAAAGACGTAATAAAATAAATCCACTCGAAATTCTGCTCGTCATAAATTCGGTTGCCATGTTCGTTGCGTTTGACAAACGGCAATATGCCTTCCTTTTCATAAAAGCGCAGCGTATGCTCAGAAACACCGCTTTCCTGGGCAAACTGCTTGATAGAAACTGTCATTATTTCATCTCCTAATGGAAGAGGTTACTTAGAGTTACTCTATGTAAATACTATCATACAATGAATCATTCAACAAGAATACCGGCAACACATCTACTTTTACTCAACACCGATTTATCTACTTCGGCAATAATTATATGGAATTCAAAAATGATTTTCTATTAATCGTAATGCTAGGAACGCTTCGACGCTGCCGCTTAACCTACGCTTATCCTAGCATTACGATTGTAACTCATTTTTGAAAACTATATAGTTCAAAAATTGCGCATGTTTATTAAGCAGCTTGGCACTTAGCACAATTATTTTTTCTCCTGCTTGTTTTTTAAAGAACGGTTTAAAAAATCATACTTGACTTAGAGTTTCTCTAATAGTTTATTCTAGCTATATATAAGAAAGGAGTGCTCCGCATGCTAAATTTTAATTTTTACAATCCCACACGCATTTTATTTGGAAAGGGCCGGCTTGACAGCATTGATCAAATGATCCCAGCCGATGCTCATGTTTTAATCACTTATGGAGGAGGCAGCGCGAAAAAGTACGGAACGCTGGATAAAGTAAAAAGCGTACTGGGAAACAGAAAGGTTCAGGAATTCGGCGGTATAGAACCAAATCCTCATTATGAGACTCTGGTAAAAGCTGCAGAGATTGTACGCCGGGAAGGTATTGATTTTCTGCTGGCCATCGGCGGTGGTTCCGTCATCGACGGAACAAAATTCATTGCCCTTGCCGCTTCTTACAGCGGTGAGGCACTGGATCTTTTGCGCTATGGTTTTACACCCATCGGTACAGACACTGTAAAAACAGCAATTCCAATCGGCACTGTGCTGACACTCCCCGCAACTGGCTCAGAAATGAACTGCGGCGGCGTGATTAGTTATGAACAAGGCAAGTACCCTGTCTTTAGCGAATTAGTCTTTCCCCGTTTTTCAGTATTGGATCCGGCACTCACTTACACGCTCCCCAAAATTCAAGTAGCCAATGGTGTAATTGACGCCTTTGTGCATACGACGGAGCAATATATCACCTATCCTGTAGACGGCAGAATCCAAGACCGCATATCGGAAGGTATTTTGCAGACGTTGATTGAAATCGGTGAAACCACCATTGCGGAACCGGAAAACTACGATGCACGCGCCAACCTGGTCTGGAGCGCAACACTGGCACTGAATGGGTTAATCTGCGCAGGTGTCCCGCAAGACTGGGCGTCTCACATGATCGGGCATGAATTGACCAGCTTATATGGCATCGATCATGGACAAACATTAGCCATCCTATTACCGTCATTGTTAGAAATACGCCGCGAACAAAAGCGCGCGAAGCTTCTGCAGTATGCTGCGCGCGTCTGGAATATAACGGAAGGAAGCGAAGATGACCGGATACATTCCGCGATACAAAAAACCAGGGAATTCTTTGAACGCCTTGGCGTAAGGACACGGCTGTCCGATTATAATATCGGCGAAGATCAGATACCGGTTATTGTCGGACAATTAAAAGCGCATGGCATGACAGCGCTCTCCGAAACCCAGGATCTTTCGCTGGACATAAGTCAAAAAATCTTAGAAAACGCACTATAAATTTCCTTCATCGTTTTATCGCTTCCCTCTGTCAGGTCTTGGTATTTCTACTCGTCTTACGGATTTTGGTTTGTACCCATTAGGCTTACTTCAGATGCCGCCTCACGACGGTACACCCTTGCTCTCTGCTAACAATTTCTACTGCCAAACCCGTAGTGGACTTTCACCACCAAGTTATCGCCCATTCGGGGCAAACCGCGAAAGGAGTTCTCAGCGTTAAAACACTGGGAACTCCTTATTTACAGACAGACGGGGACAGATGGGGGCTTTCCGGGCTCCATCGCTTTAAAGTCTACGGGCGGAGCAGTTGATTCATTATATCTTCTGAAAACCAGGCTTCTTCAATTTTTTGATTCTTTACTTTATAGATACCGATCCCCTCCCACTCTACCCTCTTGTAGGTCGGCTTTATATCCATAAAAGGCCTGACAAAATTTCCACTATTGGTGAACCGAACGACAACTTTATCACCAGAGGCAATGACGTCTTTTATATCAAGATACATCTCGGTAAAAGCGCCACCAACACTAGCCTTCATACTTCTTTTATAATCTTCCAGTCCATGAATCTCGCCTAAGCTTCCTCCACGCCAAACCATATTCGCAGCCCAAAACTCATCAATGATGTCTAAATTGCCGCCATTGACAACTTCGGCTAAAAAACGTTTGACAATAGTGATATTTTGCTGAGCTATATCAGGAGCTTGGCTCATATAAATTTGCTCAGCTTCCTGACCATTGGCTGGTGCA
This window of the Methylomusa anaerophila genome carries:
- a CDS encoding iron-containing alcohol dehydrogenase produces the protein MLNFNFYNPTRILFGKGRLDSIDQMIPADAHVLITYGGGSAKKYGTLDKVKSVLGNRKVQEFGGIEPNPHYETLVKAAEIVRREGIDFLLAIGGGSVIDGTKFIALAASYSGEALDLLRYGFTPIGTDTVKTAIPIGTVLTLPATGSEMNCGGVISYEQGKYPVFSELVFPRFSVLDPALTYTLPKIQVANGVIDAFVHTTEQYITYPVDGRIQDRISEGILQTLIEIGETTIAEPENYDARANLVWSATLALNGLICAGVPQDWASHMIGHELTSLYGIDHGQTLAILLPSLLEIRREQKRAKLLQYAARVWNITEGSEDDRIHSAIQKTREFFERLGVRTRLSDYNIGEDQIPVIVGQLKAHGMTALSETQDLSLDISQKILENAL
- a CDS encoding MerR family transcriptional regulator → MTVSIKQFAQESGVSEHTLRFYEKEGILPFVKRNEHGNRIYDEQNFEWIYFITSLRETGMPLSEIKRYAELFKQGDSTIPERKRMMLDHKKKAEEQLAQILKHMERINYKLALYDVMEKTAKFP
- a CDS encoding ester cyclase; this encodes MKRITGMVLVAFAIIVGPLSISSAAPANGQEAEQIYMSQAPDIAQQNITIVKRFLAEVVNGGNLDIIDEFWAANMVWRGGSLGEIHGLEDYKRSMKASVGGAFTEMYLDIKDVIASGDKVVVRFTNSGNFVRPFMDIKPTYKRVEWEGIGIYKVKNQKIEEAWFSEDIMNQLLRP
- a CDS encoding MarR family winged helix-turn-helix transcriptional regulator gives rise to the protein MKQQTPSTPPSTRAQLGEALLQISDDILDTINDALKEYGISESKFSLLFLLYNTGTNQPLQPSEIADNLGIRRASVTKQLIWLEAHQLITRTICLEDQRMVNVTITEKGYQLLDLVLPHYWMACANLTNKLTEEETVCLLQLLIKIGL